The sequence AGGTAACGCAGATCGTGGAAGACTACCATCTGCCGGTAGTAAAATCACTTAACCTGAAACCATCTGAACTTACCACGATCCCCGAAAACTTCCTGCCCGCGGTGCTTAAAGGCATAAGCTGCGACGTAATCCATAAATCTGAATTTAACGCCGTAAGGCTGAATCTTTTAACCAGGGAGGAAATTAAGTCCGAAGCCCAAAAGATGACACAGGAGTTTGCCGCTAAAGGCTTTAGCGTTGAAGGCTTCCTTATCCAGCCTTATGTTAAAGTTAAGCACGAAATCCTGCTCGGCGGCTTCCGCGATCCTTCATTCGGACCTATGATCATGTTCGGAACGGGAGGAAAATATGTGGAAGTCCTTAACGATACTGCAATTAAATCGGCCTATATCTCGGATGCAGACATAAACGAGATGATAAAAATGACTAAAATAGGGCAGATAATAAAAGGCGTGCGCGGGGAGAACCCGGCAGACATACGCTGCCTGAGGGAAACCATAAAAGCTGCCGCACGCATGATAATTGAAAATAAAAGGATACAGGAATTCGACATAAATCCTCTGGTTGTTACGGAAACGAATCAGGTCTTTGCCGTAGATATTAGAATCAGAATGGGGGAATGAAATTATTCCCGGGGAAAAAGGTATCCACGCTTTTGCATCTGGCAACTTGAGGAGTAATTGTCTATATTTTTAAGAAAACCGGCCTTTCTCCGGTTTTCTTTTTTTTTATTAACAGGTAACATTGAATTAGCATATGAAAAATTTCATTATATTTTTTACTATTGTACTTCTGGTATACGGACTTGTAAACTATTATATATTTATAAGGGGATGGCAGGCAATCCCTAAAGGCTCGCCTGTAAGAGGCTATTATCTGGGCATCTTTCTTTTTCTTGCACTTTCCTATATTGTAGCAAGATGGCTCGAAAAACAGGCCTTTTACGCCGTAAGCGACCCCCTCATGTGGATCGGGGCTTTCTGGCTTGCCGCTATGGTCTATTTCCTCTTTGCTGTAATCTTTCTTGACTTCCTCCGCTTTGTAAACCATTTTACAGGGCTCTTCCCTTCCTTTGTTACAAAAGACTACGCAAGGGCAAAGTATTATACTGCAATTGCGGTGCTTTCCATAGTAACTCTTACGGTACTCTTTGGAAGGATGAACGCCGTTCATCCGCGCCTGAAGGTGCTGGATCTGGCAATCGATAAAAAAACAAATCCAATAAAGTCACTGAATATTGTTGCCGCCTCAGATATACACCTGGGAACACTCGTCGGTAATTCCCGCCTGGACAGCCTGGTACAGAAAATAAACGACCTTGATCCTGACGTGGTCCTGTTTCCAGGGGATATGGTGGACGAGGACATGGGACCTGTAATAAAGAAAAATCTGGGCGAAACTTTAAGAAAAATTAAATCCCGTTACGGCATCTACGCCATACCGGGCAACCACGAATTCTACGGGGGCATCCAGGCAGCAACAGCCTATCTTACAGAGCACGGTATTACAATGCTGCGCGACAGCGTGGTTAAACTTGAAGGTGACGTCTATCTTATCGGACGCGACGACCGCTCGGTAAACCAGGTTAAAAAAAGAAAATCGCTCCGGGAACTGATGCGTGAAGTGGATAAAACAAGACCCGTAATTATGATGGACCATCAGCCCTTCGACCTTAAGGAGGCCGAAGATAACGGGGTGGACCTGCAGATCTCGGGACACACTCATCACGGGCAGCTCTGGCCTTTTAATTTTATTACTAACAGGGTCTATGAGGTAAGCTGGGGCTACAAGAAAAAAGGGAACACAAATTACTACGTTTCCAGCGGATTCGGGGGCTGGGGGCCGCCTATAAGAACGGGCAATACGCCTGAAATTGTAAATTTCCGCCTTACATTTAAATAGCTCCGGGCCCTGAAAGAACTTTCACAAAGGCTACTCGGTTGAATCGGAAGGAGACGTTATTGTAAAATATTCACTGAAGATATGTTCATCGGGGCTTATGCTGTTGCTTAACCTTATTCTGTAGTGAACAGAGTTTGGAATATTTGTAGGTATCTTCCAGATAAACTGCCCGTCATTTTCAGTGGCTCCGGATATCCCCGTAATCTCCTCGTCTTTCCTGAAAAGAGACAGGGCAACAGTTTTGATGGAGGAAGATACAAACCACCTGATGCGGAACTGAACACCCTTTAACAGTATTTCTCCTCCGCTGGGCGTTGTCATATAAAGCACATTCGGGGTGTCGGTATTTGTAATTATCTGATTCATCCCCGTCTGAGATTCTGTAAGATTGAGCTTTTCACGGCATCCGGTGATCAGAATTAAAGAAAACAGAAATAAAAACGTAAAAATATATTTATTCATTTTGCCTTCTTTGACAGAGTTGAAAATATCCAATAAATATTTGAACCCCTCTTCTTCTGGAAACCTGCTAATTTTATACTAAGGAAAATTAAAATAAGAGTAAATCCATTTTTAAGGATTAAGATATAAAAATGTCGTCTGGAGCGTAATGCTAGTATGGTGAATTATTTAAGTAAACTTTGTATGTTTCAGCCTGAAATTACAGAAATTGAATTTTATTATGTACGGCTTTTTAACAGATGAACCCTGATAACGAAAAACATTATACAATACCGGTATTTGTGCCTGAACTTGCCTGCCCTTTCCAGTGCGTCTTCTGCGACCAGAGGAAAATCTCGGGGCATGAGGAAAGTCCCGTAATAGAAGAGGTAAGGCGCACAATAGAAGAACACCTTGCCACAATCCCCCTCCAGGGGAGCTGTGTGGAAATAGGTTTCTTCGGGGGAAATTTCACGGGGATACCTTTAGAACTTCAGGAAAGC comes from Ignavibacteria bacterium and encodes:
- a CDS encoding metallophosphoesterase — encoded protein: MKNFIIFFTIVLLVYGLVNYYIFIRGWQAIPKGSPVRGYYLGIFLFLALSYIVARWLEKQAFYAVSDPLMWIGAFWLAAMVYFLFAVIFLDFLRFVNHFTGLFPSFVTKDYARAKYYTAIAVLSIVTLTVLFGRMNAVHPRLKVLDLAIDKKTNPIKSLNIVAASDIHLGTLVGNSRLDSLVQKINDLDPDVVLFPGDMVDEDMGPVIKKNLGETLRKIKSRYGIYAIPGNHEFYGGIQAATAYLTEHGITMLRDSVVKLEGDVYLIGRDDRSVNQVKKRKSLRELMREVDKTRPVIMMDHQPFDLKEAEDNGVDLQISGHTHHGQLWPFNFITNRVYEVSWGYKKKGNTNYYVSSGFGGWGPPIRTGNTPEIVNFRLTFK